A portion of the Homalodisca vitripennis isolate AUS2020 chromosome 2, UT_GWSS_2.1, whole genome shotgun sequence genome contains these proteins:
- the LOC124353482 gene encoding uncharacterized protein LOC124353482, producing MADSKLFMSPDFLTTFIEEYRNLPCLWKVRSAEYSNKFKRDTAWEHLLQITKEKIPNAETNFVKRKVDNLRAAFRKEMRKVRDSTRSGASADDTYTPTLWYFELMKFTAEQEQPRKTKSNLDEDEENIIEEEGSIVEEELNEGDVNNGDNEQTLNRGSPSTAAKRRKTSPKKKKTKNDRAEEERRQRKAILEKASAVLNQPEDDYNDLGKTYAAKLRRMPASQRDIADKLITDVLFKGLQNNLTNSTVIMDYGYSTTSSWRVRDTPSPYGTSNNSTYTTSSTPEQANYPMQSQEDYAFF from the exons atggctgactccaagttatttatgagccctgattttttaacaacattcattgaagagtatcgaaatttgCCGTGTTTGTGGAAGGTACGAAGTGCGGAGTATTCCAACAAGTTTAAACGGGATACTGCCTGGGAACATCTCCTCCAAATTACGAAAGAAAAAATTCCGAATGCAGAAACTAACTTTGTAAAAAGGAAAGTTGATAATCTTAGGGCAGCATTCAGGAAGGAAATGAGGAAGGTTCGTGACAGCACGAGAAGCGGAGCTTCCGCAGATGATACGTACACCCCAACTCTGTGGTATTTCGAGCTCATGAAGTTCACCGCAGAGCAGGAGCAGCCTCGAAAGACCAAGAGCAATTTGGACGAGGacgaagaaaatattattgaagaggAAGGCAGTATTGTTGAG GAGGAATTAAACGAAGGAGATGTGAACAATGGTGATAACGAACAAACTTTGAATAGGGGTTCTCCGTCTACAGctgcaaaaagaagaaaaacttcgccaaaaaagaagaaaaccaaAAATGATAGAGCTGAAGAGGAACGGCGCCAGCGTAAGGCTATTCTAGAAAAGGCTTCCGCTGTACTTAATCAACCCGAGGACGACTACAACGACCTAGGTAAAACGTATGCAGCGAAATTGCGCCGCATGCCTGCTTCCCAAAGAGACATTGCGGACAAGTTGATAACTGATGTTCTTTTCAAAGGGCTGCAGAACAATTTAACAAATTCCACAGTTATTATGGATTATGGATATTCAACTACTAGTTCCTGGCGTGTGAGAGATACACCTTCTCCTTATGGTACCTCAAATAATTCAACTTACACCACATCTTCGACTCCTGAACAAGCGAACTATCCAATGCAATCTCAAGAAGATTATGCTTTCTTCTGA